The Helicobacter sp. NHP19-003 genomic interval TTTTGGCAAGATCGATGGCAACACTGATGAACCCTATAGGCTGTTTTTGTCCATCTCTAATGAGAATAGTGGCGATGACAGTGGTGATGTCCTTGCCTGCAATATGGATGTGTATGGGTTCACTCACTGTGTCTTTATTTCTCTGCAACACTTCCTTTATATTGGAGCTGTTAAAAATATCAGCACTTTGCTGGGTAGAAAGAGAAATAATCCCTCCTGCATGGGATATATCGGTGTCTTCAAGAGCAAGATAAAAACCCTCAGGGAGAGAATGTTCCATACCTTGTGGTATTGGATTAATTTTAGTGTGCGCGCCTTTAAAGACCGCACGCGGGAGGTAGAGGAAACAATAGTTCGACCAATTAGCCTCATCAAAGGTGATGCGGACAAATTTTTTCAATTCATCTTCGTGTAAAGAATGATCGGCAATGGAGGCTTGAATCGTTTCTCTAAGTGTTTCTAGAAGGGTAAAACTTTGACCGAAAGCAGGAAAGATGCGGTTGGTATATCTTTTGGCGACATTATAGAGAGTTTTATAGGCCTCTGCTTGCAAAGTTTTAGAAGACTTGTGGGTGATCACTAAAGAAAGAATGGTAAAGATAAAAAGGAGAACAGCGATGGTAGGGGCAACAAGTTTTGTCCCAATTTTGGCATTAAAAAAACCCATGACACATCCTCTAAGTAGTGTTTACGCTTTTTAGCTCTATCTAAACCCTGTGTTTCCGACAATTATGGCTACAAGTGCGAAATTCTAGCACGAAATAATTAGCCAAAGAGAAATCTTATGCGTATATATGTGTGTGTGTGTGTCTTGACAAAGTTACCAAGTATGCAACAAAACGGGCTTTTTATGGATTCACAAAATAGGTGTGGTAGGGAGAGATAGATGGGAAATGCGAGGAGATTTACGAGAAAGTTCTCGCTCTTAAAAATAACCAATAGGCTACAAAAAAGTATTTACTTTTGTTGTATTGTTTGCCAGGTAGAGTGGAGGATTTTTTTGTTGGGATTGTGGGTTTTTTGGGCGTAAAGGCGTGAATTAATTATTGAAAGTAACTAATTAATTATCTTACTACCTTTATGCATTTAAAACTATGTTGATGTTGGCTAGCACCAAGGGCAAAACCCAGCAACGCACCCAAACGCCCCGTAGGCCGTTCTAGAAAGTAATTACCCTTTGATGGACCAAACATTACCCCACTCCAAGATGAAGCTCTAAAACCTTCTAACAAGCTAAAAACAACGAAAAATAGCAAGAGCCCAAACGATAAACCAATCGACCAAGAGAATACATAGCGTTTCTTGAGCCATAAACTTGTCATACAGCGCGACTTTGACAAAAAGAGTATCAAACCATTACCCAACTCACAAAATCGATTGTAGGCAATCCTAGAGCGTTCTTGGACTGTATCTACTCGTTAGTCTCTCTCTTGCATTTGCTACACCCATGGATAAATGCCCTAAACTCACGACCTTATCAACCACGCTGTAAGCTATAGCTTTAGCTATGGTGAGTAGTCAACAAATCCCCTTCTCTTTATAACCTTTTCTTTAGGCCATATAGCCCCTACAATCAACACTTCACCTTAACTTATATCCAAACACCCTTTAACCCAAGAAAGCGTCCTATGAGCCTTTAAACGCGCATTCTCGTTTTAAGCCTTCTTGGCAGAAATCCCACCCGCTAAAGACGAGTGGGATTTCTGCCGGAGAGTCTTAAAAAATTTTTTTCACAAAAAAAAATATGTAACACGGGCAAGCGCACCTGCACGCGGTTTTTAAAAAAGTAGTTTTTTAAACCCTTTTTAAAACATATAATGTATAGCGAGGGGGGTTTTGGATATAAATTCGGGGGGTTTTGGATATAAATTCGGGGGGTTTTGGATATAAATTCGGGGAAATGGTAGGTTCTTAGGATATAAATTCGGGATTAATCGTTATTTTTCAAAAAACACGTTAAAATCCTTTGGAATTTGGCACAAAACCTTAGAAGAAAAAATTGTTAAAATGGATAAGAAAAATCCCCTATATGGGCATGTAAGAAACCTAAAATACGACATTGATGCACTTACAGTGCTAGAACATGAAACAGACAAAAGCACCGAACTGTATGAATTTATCCTAACTCAAAAGACAGAGAAACTAAAAAAGATTGCAAGCTTTATTCTAGGACACGAGGATGAATGGGATCAGGGCGATATAGGGGAGCTAGACACTTCTAAAGAAGCAATTAAAAATATAAAACACTTCATTGGCATCATGGAGGGCATGGAAAGGCTCAAAACCACAAACACACGCCCCGACATCCATAAAAGTTGCGATGACGGTATTAAAGACTGCATTGAGCATATATACACTGCCGTAAACACATTGATGGAGTGTGTAAAAAAAGTGGATACATCGTTCCATAACTCCTCAAGCACACAAACAACTCCCGCACAGCCTGCAGAAGTTGCCCAAATTGCTTCAACTGAAGTGGATAACCCCAAAAACGCCCCACAAACCTCACTATTAGCGCACTTTCCCCAAAAAGTGGTTAAAGAAACCCCACAGCAAGAGCCACAATTAAGCTTAATGGCTGAAACCCTAAAAATACACAACAAAACAGAAAATCTAACAGGGGAGGCTATAGAATACACCCCCGTTTTGGCCAAAAATACAAGAGCAACTAATCCTAAGCAAGTTGTGATGCACAACAATATTTACAAAGTCAATCTAGGCATGTTAGGCGAGCTAGAGAATAACTTATTCTTCAGCCTATTCAACCGCCTAAAAGATAAAAATGACACCGTGATCCGCTTTACCCCCCAAGAGTTAAAGGCTCTAGCAGGCAATCCACACATGGATAACGCAAGCCTGCGAAAAATAGTTGTTGGACTTTTTCATAATATTGCCGGGGCAAATTTTGACTTAATCATCAAATTTGCAGATGGTAAATCCGAACAGAATAAAATTTTATTCTTTAGGCGTTTTGCCATTGGATACGATGAAAAGAAAAACATTGAGTACTTGGATATACAAGTCAATAACCCCTACTTTACCTACTTGCTAAACGACTTAGAAGCAAACTTCACCACAATGCAACTGCAAACATTCCTAGACATCAGTGGTAAGTATGCTAAGAATTTATTTAGACTTTTGGAGCGTTTTAAACATGCCACGGACACGAGAGGGGTTTTTGAAGTCAATATTTATAAAAGTAATTTACAAGGTTTTCGAGATTTTATGGGCATCCCCAAATCTTTGAGGATGGGTGATATTGATAGACAAGTATTAAACCCCACGCTCAAACAACTCACCCAAAAACTCCCCACAAGTCCCTACGAGCCCCCCTACAAATCCATTAAAGTCATTAAAAACAAAGCCAAAGAGCGGGGTGCAAGAGTGTTGGGTTATACCTTTGAAGTTACCATAAACCCAGCTATGCAAGAACTAGAGAAAGCCCAAGAAAAAGCCAAAGCCCCTAGACTCAAACACTTCAGTAAAAAAGACATTAAAATCCTTAATAGCTGTCTACACAAATGTGTAGACATAGTGCTAAAAGATAAAGAGGGCAATCCCTTTAGCATCCCCCTTGCCATCATAGAGCAGATCATCCCTACTCAAGACAGTAAAGCCCTTATTGTGCAATTTAGAGCCCCACCCTTCATTGATGGACAACTAGAAGTGATGCAACTTTATCAAGACTACACCAAATACTGCCAAGTTTGCGGTCACGACTACTTCACTCTAGCCTTTGCTCACATGCAAGACTTGCTCGCTTTGATTGAGAAAACGCAAGGACGCTTTACCACCAAAACAACCCAGCCACAACCTCAAACCTCCCCCATCATCAGTGCCACACAAAAAGCCCAAATCCAAAGTACCCACGGGATGCTCGCTCCATTTTTTGAGAACAATGCTCCACAACACAGCTTTAAACAAGTGAAGTTAGTGGACACAATTTTGTCAGATATAGACGCGGAAGTGATTGCACTCTTTGAGATCATCAATGGCACAGATAAAGATTTTTACACCGCAGAAGAACATAAAAAGCACATAGAGCGTTTTAAAAAAGATGGGCAAGAGTGTTTTACCCATGTGTTTTCAAACCTACAGGATTTTTATAATGATTTTGCCAAAAACGCTAAACCGCCACACACCATAGGCGCAATCACACCTAACGGCAAGAAAGGCACAACCCACACCTTTAACAGCGCAGAATTGATCACTTACATCAAAAGCCCTAACACTAAAAGAGTGGGTGCATTGTTTAAACTCATTGAGCCTAGTCCAAAAGATTTAGAAAACGCTAAACTTTACCAAGAAAAAATCTACATAGACTACTTCAAAAAATCTGTACCAAATTGCGATGCCCCAGATTGTTTTGTGTATGTGTTTGAGAATATGCAAGAGTTGCATGAATGGATAGAAAAAAGTAGCCAAAAAATCCCCTTCTAAAATCGTCTACAACGGCCAAGCAAATCAAAATCTATGCATTTGCACATCCAAAGCGATTGTAGAGCATTTTGAAGTTAAATAAATTTAAAGTTTCTCCACAAAACTAAAGCAAATTCACTCCATATAAAAAATACACTTTTCAATCAATGTGCATAGAATCTAAAACCCCACAGTACTTAAGTGGCAAACTTACCGAAGCGAGCTTGCGAACGCCACCCTTTTAGGGGTCGGTTAATAAATTATCTAGCCCTCTAAAGGAGACACGGTGCAAGCTTGTTGTGGATAATTTGCCCTTGCTGAGATTGACACACTATCCCATAACTAAAGTTAGGGGATTCTAACTTTAGCACAGATCGCGGTTTCAAACAGAAGCACTCCGCTATGAGTCTTTTGTTTCTCATTGCCAAGATAGATGCCCAAAGCTCCAAAGACATCACCCCTTAATCACAGAGTAGACATTTGTACAAGATTGCTAATGCTAGCCAACCATCCGTTTAGCTAAGGCTAGGGGCTTTGGGGTGCGGATGGCGATTCCTTTGAAATTTATATATAAAACTTTGATTTTTAGAGAACGATTAGGGCGTGTGTGGAGTGATTTTTCTAACTAGTGCGTGGCATGCTGAAAGTGGATGTGGGTTTTTCTGTGGGTCTGGACTTTTAACAAGCAACACGGAAACTAGAGCGGGTGGCTCGTGGAGTATTGCCAAGATTTTAACTTAAAAATCCATGTGCGCACCGCACACACCACCCAACCTAACAATACAAAAAACTATGAACGATTAAAATACCCCGGCACAGCCGGGAGATAGAAATTAACCTTGGTGTCCCTCATGCCCATGGTGATGGTTGTGTCCAGCCTCATGATGGTGGTGATGGTCTCCACAACAATGGTGATGGCGGCTTTCCTCGTGTTTTGCATGTTCTTCGTGATTGTGGCAACATTTATCAGCGTGTGGCATTTTG includes:
- a CDS encoding replication initiation protein, whose product is MDKKNPLYGHVRNLKYDIDALTVLEHETDKSTELYEFILTQKTEKLKKIASFILGHEDEWDQGDIGELDTSKEAIKNIKHFIGIMEGMERLKTTNTRPDIHKSCDDGIKDCIEHIYTAVNTLMECVKKVDTSFHNSSSTQTTPAQPAEVAQIASTEVDNPKNAPQTSLLAHFPQKVVKETPQQEPQLSLMAETLKIHNKTENLTGEAIEYTPVLAKNTRATNPKQVVMHNNIYKVNLGMLGELENNLFFSLFNRLKDKNDTVIRFTPQELKALAGNPHMDNASLRKIVVGLFHNIAGANFDLIIKFADGKSEQNKILFFRRFAIGYDEKKNIEYLDIQVNNPYFTYLLNDLEANFTTMQLQTFLDISGKYAKNLFRLLERFKHATDTRGVFEVNIYKSNLQGFRDFMGIPKSLRMGDIDRQVLNPTLKQLTQKLPTSPYEPPYKSIKVIKNKAKERGARVLGYTFEVTINPAMQELEKAQEKAKAPRLKHFSKKDIKILNSCLHKCVDIVLKDKEGNPFSIPLAIIEQIIPTQDSKALIVQFRAPPFIDGQLEVMQLYQDYTKYCQVCGHDYFTLAFAHMQDLLALIEKTQGRFTTKTTQPQPQTSPIISATQKAQIQSTHGMLAPFFENNAPQHSFKQVKLVDTILSDIDAEVIALFEIINGTDKDFYTAEEHKKHIERFKKDGQECFTHVFSNLQDFYNDFAKNAKPPHTIGAITPNGKKGTTHTFNSAELITYIKSPNTKRVGALFKLIEPSPKDLENAKLYQEKIYIDYFKKSVPNCDAPDCFVYVFENMQELHEWIEKSSQKIPF